In Weissella tructae, the DNA window GTAATGATTGGCACGGCTTCAACCAAGGCAACCCCGATAAACATGTTTGAACGTAGCTTTCCTTCCAATTCAGGTTGGCGAGCCATTCCTTCCAACATCTTTGAGATAACGATTCCGTTACCGATTCCACCACCAATCGCAGCCCCCGCTGCGGCCAAACCTACACCGATCATTGCAATACTACCTGTCATGAGTATTCCTCCATTTTTTAATAACTAATTTCTATTTATGCTTCCATCTTTTCAGCGATATACACTGTTGTAAGTGTCACAAAGACATACGCTTGAATTGCACCAATAAACATTGAGAATCCGACCCAAATAATGGTCATGAACATCCCTGGCACAATTGTAAACAATCCTGCAGAACTGGCAAATTCCCAGAGTAACGCAAGTAACATTTCTCCGGCAAAAATATTACCAAACAAACGCAATCCCAGCGTCATAAAACTGGTAAACTGATCAATCAAATTGATTGGCAACAAAGCTGGATATGGACTTAGGTAGACATTTTTGATGTATCCCTTAAATCCGAGTGTGCGAACACTCAAGAAATGTGCCAATCCGATTGAAATCAAAGCCAGCGTAAACGCAACTAGTGGATCAGCTGTTGCACTCTTTAAATACGTAACGTCGTTATAACCGACGTGTAGGAACAAACCAATTTGGTTTGATACAAACACGAACATGAACAACATAAACGCATAAAACTTCAACTGGTTTCCCGTCTTGTTTGGTAACGATCCTTCAACAATACCATTTGTAAATTCAATGATCATTTCCAAAGCATTTTGTTTCTTTGTTGGCTGCATCGTCACCTTACGTGACATCCAGACAAGAACAAAGAAAATTACTGCCATGGCAAACGTAATTGAAATTACAGCTGGCCAATCAAAGATCAGTCCCGCAATACTAAATGATGCGGTCTCTTCCACAGAACTTCACCTCCTTAATTTTTTAAATCAGCGAGCGCGCATGAAATTAGCGTGTTCTTCTCGGCTAATACCCCCTTATATTAGCCCCTTTCTTTCGTAAATTCAACGCTTAAAATTATGATTTTTTTCTATCACGTTAAAAAACGCGATATATCAGCCTTTGAAAGCGCATGATTTCACAAAGTTTTTTGTATTTTTTTCACAAACTCATTTTAAAAACCGCTATAAAGCTTGCCATTGCTAATAATAAGTGAGTGTTTGCGCTTACACAATAACGAAAAAAAAGAGCTCACATTTTGTGAACTCTTTTATCATCTTTATTTTTAAAACGTTTCAGCTTTCAATTGCTTCTCTGAAACTGATTCTTGAGGCAAAATTAGATTCAATACAATCGCCATCACTGTCGCAATCGCAACCCCTGAGAATTGCACAACACTGTCTCCAGTACCGATTTGCAAGTAGGCGTTTCCGATTCCAATAACCATAACTGGTGAGGCAATCATCAAGTTACGCTTGTGGTCAAAATTAACCTTGTTTTCAATCAAAATACGTAATCCTGATACCGCGATAACCCCAAACAACAAGAATGAGATTCCACCAGACACAGCGCCAGGAATTGTTTGAATCAACGCTGATAGCTTACCAACAAATGAGAATCCAATCGCAAAGACCGCTGCTCCAATTAGCACGTAAACTGAGTGAACCTTCGTAATCGCCATAACACCAATGTTTTCACCGTATGATGTTACCGCAGGACCACCAACTAACCCAGCAAAGATTGAGGCCGCCCCGTCACCAGCAAGTGTACGTTGTAGTCCAGGATCACGGAAGTAATCACGCTTTGTTAAGTCATCCAAGACCATCAAATGTCCTAGGTGTTCTGTCATTGTTACCAAGGCCAATGGTGCCATAACAATGATGGCATTCCAATATAGCTTTGGTTGATAATCAACAAACGGAATTTCAAAATCAGGCAAGGCAAACCAAGAAGCATTCGCAACAGGTTGCAAGTCAACTAGACCAAATGCCATGGCAGCTAGGTAACCGACAACAATTCCAAGCAAAATCGGAATCAATCCTAGGAAACCACCCAAGAACATATTGAAGACAATCGCTGCTCCTAATGTAATCATCGCTACGGTGAAGACACGCCAGTCATATTGACCGTCCAATAATGTTGCAGATGAAGCCGCAGCACCTGACAATGACAATCCAATCACCAAGATGATTGGTCCCACCACGATTGGTGGCAAAATCTTATGAATCCATGCTGTTCCAATCAAGGCAACCAAGACCGCAACAATCATGTACACCAACCCAACCGAAATAACTCCGGCTGCAACCCCTGGGTATCCAGTTGTTTGCATCAAGGCCAGCATTGGGATAATAAAGGCAAAACTTGATCCCATGTATGCAGGAATCTTACCTTGTGTAATCCAAATATGTAATAGTGTTCCAACTCCTGAACTGAACAAAGCAATTCCAGGATTTAAACCAACTAGCAACGGTACCAAAACCGTTGCTCCAAACATTGAAAATAGGTGTTGCATTGAAAGTCCAACCCATTGGAATAGACCTGGCTTTTCATTTACATCCAAAACGACGTCGCGATGTTGTTCCATGATATATCTCCTTCATATTGGCGCGCATCTCTATCTTCAAAAAAAGACTGATGCAAATATTTGCATCAGTCTTTTACTTCAATAGCCCCACACCTAAAGTGTGCGGTATTAACGTTCAACTTTTCAATCTCACAGGATTGAATTAAAGATGCGTTTCGCTTGTTAAATTATATCGCTATCCGTTTTACTAATCAAGTAAAAAAATTAAAACGTTATAACTTCGGGTGCTTCAATGAATGATTCAAGTAAAATAGAATTTACTTTAATTTCTAAAATGACTTCATCTTCTGGATGCGGGTGTCCATGGTGCCAACCAGGATTGTCAGCAAATAATGGTGCAATCGCTGCCCATTCCTTTTCTGATACTTGCGCAGTTGCTTGATTGGTTGAGATTCGCTTACCACCAGTACCTGGGAACGTTGTAAACGCAACATGCTCGTTTTCCAAAATCTCAGCTTCTTTAACAGAATCTGGTTTTGTCACCACATAAAACATTTCTGGTTCTGCCGCATCATGTCCAAATCCAACGATTCTAACAGATGGATGCTCCCCAGCTACTGTTGCCAAACTCATTAATTGCTTTGCTTCTGAAACATATTCCAAATAATTAGCCATATCATACTACCTTCCTGTTACCGTATTTTGAGATTAGTTTAACACACTTGACGCTAAGTAAACCCATTATAATTTTACTAAAATCGTAAATAGATTCAAAAGAATACTAACACGGTTACAAGTTAGCCCGTTAAGCTCCTTTTTGAGGGTATAAAAAAAACACCCTAAGGTGCTTTTTTAAGGATTAGTGAGTTCCGTACAAACGGTCTCCAGCATCCCCTAGACCTGGAACGATGTAACCAGCTTCATTCAAGCCATCGTCCAAACCAGCCGTATAAATATCAACGTCTGGGTGAGCCTTTTGCACAGCGGCAACACCTTCAGGTGCAGCAACAACTGTGATCAACTTAATCTTCTTTGCGCCACGCTTCTTCAAAGCATCGATCGCCATGTCAGCTGATCCACCCGTTGCAAGCATTGGGTCAACCATCAACACTTCACGTTGGTCGATGTCTTCTGGCAACTTCAAGAAGTATTCTACAGGTTCTAGTGTTTCTTCATCACGGTACATACCGATGTGACCAATACGGGCCGCAGGGATAAGCTTCATGATTCCGTCCACCATTCCTAGACCGGCACGTAGAATTGGCACAATAGCCAACTTCTTTCCTGCCAAAGTCTTTTGTGTTGTCCAAGCAACCGGTGTTTCCACATCAATATCTGCCATTGGTAGGTCACGTGTTACTTCGTAGGCCATCAATGACGCGATTTCGTCAACGACTTCACGGAATTCTTTAGTTCCGACTTCCTTATTACGGATAATCGTTAACTTGTGTTGAATTAGTGGATGTTCAAATACTGTTAGTTTGCTCATAACGTAGCTCCAATCTAAATAATTAATTATTTGGCGTGCTCGATTTCACTCAATGGAAAACGATCCGTCAATGCACGGACTTTTTTAGCAACCCCTTGCAGAATGGCTTCATCTTCTGGATGCGCTAGAGCTTCCAAGACAAGTTCAGCGACTTGCGCTGATTCTGCTTCTTTAAAGCCACGGGTTGTAATGGCTGGTGTTCCGATACGGATACCTGATGTCACAAACGGACTACGTGGTTCCTTTGGAATCGCTTCTTTGTTGGTTGTGATTTGCACACTATCCAACAGATTTTGCGCTTCCTTTCCAGTCAAACCAGTTGGTGTTAAGTCCAAGTTGAACAAATGGTTATCTGTTCCACCTGAAATCACACGAACAAGGTCTGATTGTTGGAAAACATCGACCATTGCTTTCGCATTTGCCACGATTTGCGCACCATACTCTTTAAAGTCTGGTTGCATATCTTCATAGAAGGCAGCTGCTTTACCAGCAATGATGTGTTCCAAAGGACCACCTTGTGTACCAGGGAAGATAGCTGAATTTAACTTCTTACCTAATTCTTCCTTAGCCAAGATCATCCCACCACGTGGACCACGCAATGTTTTGTGTGTCGTCGTTGTCACAACGTCAGCATATGGTACTGGTGATGGATGCACACCTGCGGCAATCAAACCAGCAATGTGCGCCATATCAATCATCAAGTAGGCATCAACTGAATCCGCAATTTCACGCAAACGCGCGAAATCAATAAAACGTGAGTAGGCTGAAGCTCCCGCCACAATTAGCTTTGGCTTGAATTCATTTGCCAAAGATTGAATTTGATCATAATCTAACAATTCTTCGTCATTCAAACCATAATCATGGAAGTTATATAGCTTACCTGAAAAATTAACGGGTGAACCGTGAGTCAAGTGACCCCCGGCATTCAAATCCATCCCTAATACATCGTCCCCCGGTTCCAACAATGCTGCGTAAACCGCCGCATTGGCTTGTGAACCTGAATGAGGTTGAACGTTTGCATATTCTGCACCAAACAATTCCTTAGCACGATCAATTGCTAATTGTTCAATTTGATCAATAAACTCTGTTCCACCATAGTAACGCTTACCAGGGTATCCTTCCGCATACTTGTTCGTTAGGATACTTCCTTGTGCTGCACGTACACCGGCAGATGCAATGTTTTCTGAAGCAATCAACTCAATGTTGTGCTCTTGGCGATCGGCTTCGCGGTCAACCGCTTGCCATAGTTCTGGATCATATTCTCGATAATTTGTCATAGTGGTACACCTCCGTGAAATTTTATATCATACCCACTGTTTAAGCTTACTCAATTGTACTCAGATGAACCTAATCTGTCCATAGTTCTGTTGCACGATGTCCACCAGATGCTTTCAATAAACGGTTATTATACGCCGCATGAATGGAATCTCG includes these proteins:
- the atpB gene encoding F0F1 ATP synthase subunit A translates to MEETASFSIAGLIFDWPAVISITFAMAVIFFVLVWMSRKVTMQPTKKQNALEMIIEFTNGIVEGSLPNKTGNQLKFYAFMLFMFVFVSNQIGLFLHVGYNDVTYLKSATADPLVAFTLALISIGLAHFLSVRTLGFKGYIKNVYLSPYPALLPINLIDQFTSFMTLGLRLFGNIFAGEMLLALLWEFASSAGLFTIVPGMFMTIIWVGFSMFIGAIQAYVFVTLTTVYIAEKMEA
- the atpE gene encoding F0F1 ATP synthase subunit C; amino-acid sequence: MTGSIAMIGVGLAAAGAAIGGGIGNGIVISKMLEGMARQPELEGKLRSNMFIGVALVEAVPIITIAIAFMLLNK
- the glyA gene encoding serine hydroxymethyltransferase → MTNYREYDPELWQAVDREADRQEHNIELIASENIASAGVRAAQGSILTNKYAEGYPGKRYYGGTEFIDQIEQLAIDRAKELFGAEYANVQPHSGSQANAAVYAALLEPGDDVLGMDLNAGGHLTHGSPVNFSGKLYNFHDYGLNDEELLDYDQIQSLANEFKPKLIVAGASAYSRFIDFARLREIADSVDAYLMIDMAHIAGLIAAGVHPSPVPYADVVTTTTHKTLRGPRGGMILAKEELGKKLNSAIFPGTQGGPLEHIIAGKAAAFYEDMQPDFKEYGAQIVANAKAMVDVFQQSDLVRVISGGTDNHLFNLDLTPTGLTGKEAQNLLDSVQITTNKEAIPKEPRSPFVTSGIRIGTPAITTRGFKEAESAQVAELVLEALAHPEDEAILQGVAKKVRALTDRFPLSEIEHAK
- a CDS encoding pyridoxamine 5'-phosphate oxidase family protein gives rise to the protein MANYLEYVSEAKQLMSLATVAGEHPSVRIVGFGHDAAEPEMFYVVTKPDSVKEAEILENEHVAFTTFPGTGGKRISTNQATAQVSEKEWAAIAPLFADNPGWHHGHPHPEDEVILEIKVNSILLESFIEAPEVITF
- the upp gene encoding uracil phosphoribosyltransferase, with product MSKLTVFEHPLIQHKLTIIRNKEVGTKEFREVVDEIASLMAYEVTRDLPMADIDVETPVAWTTQKTLAGKKLAIVPILRAGLGMVDGIMKLIPAARIGHIGMYRDEETLEPVEYFLKLPEDIDQREVLMVDPMLATGGSADMAIDALKKRGAKKIKLITVVAAPEGVAAVQKAHPDVDIYTAGLDDGLNEAGYIVPGLGDAGDRLYGTH
- a CDS encoding solute carrier family 23 protein; the encoded protein is MEQHRDVVLDVNEKPGLFQWVGLSMQHLFSMFGATVLVPLLVGLNPGIALFSSGVGTLLHIWITQGKIPAYMGSSFAFIIPMLALMQTTGYPGVAAGVISVGLVYMIVAVLVALIGTAWIHKILPPIVVGPIILVIGLSLSGAAASSATLLDGQYDWRVFTVAMITLGAAIVFNMFLGGFLGLIPILLGIVVGYLAAMAFGLVDLQPVANASWFALPDFEIPFVDYQPKLYWNAIIVMAPLALVTMTEHLGHLMVLDDLTKRDYFRDPGLQRTLAGDGAASIFAGLVGGPAVTSYGENIGVMAITKVHSVYVLIGAAVFAIGFSFVGKLSALIQTIPGAVSGGISFLLFGVIAVSGLRILIENKVNFDHKRNLMIASPVMVIGIGNAYLQIGTGDSVVQFSGVAIATVMAIVLNLILPQESVSEKQLKAETF